In the Natrinema amylolyticum genome, one interval contains:
- a CDS encoding Hvo_1808 family surface protein, whose amino-acid sequence MSRLRLFAVLALVVLSGCALPGSQSGFDTDRDLGHVGDYAHDDTFEFDASDGLTEAQLEAVKYRSMARIEVVRGLKYERDVSLEIVGRAEYRDRRAGGTGNASAFENEIWRGAFVVDGETDVEQAFDDLYGDSVQGYYTNDRIVIIADDVDDVRIDRRTLVHELTHALQDQHFGIGRESETIDGLRAENGLLEGEAGYVPQRYDRRCGTEWQCLSDSRPPASSGEGLAERPFNVGLFLSIYVPYAEGPPFVADLHERGGWDAVDRAHDEPPRSTAQLIHPDRYPDTRPVDVAIADRSSDDWRPITDGEDGGSGEGDSDGTGDEEPRTETIGEATLFATLWTNGAIDRPLTEGATDDARYNYSHPATEGWAGDSIRVYRSADEPTRTGHVWRLEWESRADANEFADAYRRLLETRGAERVGSAGSGVYRIPDGDPFAGAYRVSGTGTTVEIVGAPIVDDLAAIHAADPGSTPSPETAAALEPAPAAAPAATVAP is encoded by the coding sequence ATGAGCCGGCTCCGGCTGTTCGCGGTGCTCGCGCTGGTCGTTCTCTCGGGCTGTGCACTCCCCGGGAGCCAGAGCGGGTTCGATACCGACCGCGACCTCGGCCACGTCGGCGACTACGCCCACGACGACACCTTCGAGTTCGACGCGAGCGACGGGCTCACCGAGGCGCAACTCGAGGCGGTGAAGTACCGCTCGATGGCTCGTATCGAGGTCGTCCGCGGGCTGAAGTACGAACGCGACGTCTCCCTCGAGATCGTGGGCCGAGCCGAGTATCGCGACCGGCGGGCGGGCGGGACCGGAAACGCGTCGGCGTTCGAGAACGAGATCTGGCGGGGCGCGTTCGTCGTCGACGGCGAGACGGACGTCGAGCAGGCGTTCGACGATCTCTACGGCGATTCGGTTCAGGGCTACTATACGAACGACCGGATCGTTATCATCGCAGACGACGTCGACGACGTTCGGATCGATCGTCGGACCCTGGTCCACGAGCTCACGCACGCGTTACAGGACCAGCACTTCGGCATCGGACGCGAGAGCGAGACGATCGACGGTCTCCGCGCCGAAAACGGGCTGCTCGAGGGCGAAGCGGGCTACGTTCCCCAGCGGTACGATCGTCGCTGCGGGACCGAGTGGCAGTGTCTCTCCGACTCCCGGCCGCCGGCGTCTTCGGGCGAGGGTCTCGCCGAGCGCCCGTTCAACGTCGGGCTCTTCCTCTCGATCTACGTCCCCTACGCCGAGGGGCCGCCGTTCGTCGCCGACCTCCACGAGCGCGGCGGCTGGGACGCCGTCGACCGCGCCCACGACGAGCCGCCCCGGAGCACTGCACAGCTGATCCATCCCGACCGCTATCCCGACACCCGTCCGGTCGACGTCGCTATCGCGGACCGCTCGAGCGACGACTGGCGGCCCATCACGGACGGCGAGGACGGGGGCAGTGGCGAGGGGGACAGCGACGGAACCGGCGACGAGGAGCCCCGAACGGAGACGATCGGCGAGGCGACGCTGTTCGCGACGCTCTGGACCAACGGCGCGATCGATCGCCCGCTCACCGAGGGCGCGACCGACGATGCACGGTACAACTACTCTCACCCCGCGACCGAGGGCTGGGCCGGTGACAGCATTCGGGTCTACCGGAGCGCGGACGAGCCGACCCGGACCGGCCACGTCTGGCGGCTCGAGTGGGAGAGCCGGGCGGACGCGAACGAGTTCGCCGACGCGTACCGCCGACTCCTCGAGACCCGCGGAGCCGAGCGGGTCGGCTCGGCCGGCAGCGGCGTCTACCGGATTCCGGACGGCGACCCCTTCGCCGGCGCGTATCGCGTCTCGGGTACCGGAACGACGGTCGAGATCGTCGGCGCACCGATCGTCGACGACCTCGCAGCGATTCACGCCGCAGACCCCGGTTCGACGCCGTCGCCCGAGACTGCGGCCGCTCTCGAGCCGGCTCCCGCTGCCGCTCCGGCGGCGACTGTCGCTCCGTAG
- a CDS encoding nicotinate phosphoribosyltransferase: MSNPFGTVPPEAILEGEATDAYFERTRATLEHAGKNPHVVAEVTADQFPTGGFDVFTGVEDVATLFEGRDVDVDALPDGHLFDGGPVLRIEGSYLEFAELETSLLGFLSQPSGFATAALEARLAAPDSLVLSFGARHVHPSIASTVERAALLAGLDGFSHVAAGKILGREAGGTMPHALMFCFGEGNQADAWTAFDEAVDADVPRIALVDTFWDEKSESLLAAETLGDDLDGVRIDTTSSRRGDFRHIIREVRWELDARGHEDVDIFCSGGLEPDSIRNLRDVADGFGVGSHITGADSVDFSLDIVEIEGEPISKRGKLSGVKDAYRTPEGGHHVALADGEGPAEGDSLLEPLVRDGEIVREFDLQDATERCLEDADAVGFDGSTA; the protein is encoded by the coding sequence ATGTCAAATCCGTTCGGAACCGTTCCCCCGGAAGCGATTCTCGAGGGGGAAGCCACGGACGCCTACTTCGAGCGCACGCGGGCCACGCTCGAGCACGCGGGCAAGAATCCCCACGTCGTCGCCGAAGTGACGGCCGATCAGTTCCCGACCGGCGGCTTCGACGTCTTCACCGGCGTGGAAGACGTCGCGACGCTGTTCGAGGGACGGGACGTCGACGTCGACGCGCTCCCCGACGGCCACCTGTTCGACGGCGGGCCCGTCCTCCGAATCGAGGGCTCGTACCTCGAATTCGCCGAACTCGAGACCTCGCTGCTGGGCTTTCTGTCACAGCCCAGCGGCTTCGCGACGGCCGCGCTCGAGGCCCGACTGGCTGCGCCCGACTCGCTCGTGCTCTCCTTCGGCGCGCGTCACGTCCACCCCTCGATCGCATCGACGGTCGAACGCGCCGCGCTGCTCGCCGGGCTGGACGGCTTCTCTCACGTCGCGGCGGGCAAGATCCTGGGCCGGGAGGCCGGCGGGACGATGCCCCACGCGCTCATGTTCTGCTTCGGCGAGGGGAATCAGGCCGACGCCTGGACGGCGTTCGACGAGGCCGTCGACGCGGACGTGCCCCGAATCGCGCTCGTCGATACCTTCTGGGACGAGAAGAGCGAGAGCCTGCTGGCCGCCGAGACGCTCGGTGACGATCTCGACGGCGTCCGCATCGACACGACGAGTTCCCGCCGCGGGGACTTCCGACACATCATCCGCGAGGTCCGCTGGGAGCTCGACGCCCGCGGTCACGAGGACGTCGACATCTTCTGCAGCGGCGGGCTCGAGCCCGACTCGATCCGGAACCTGCGCGACGTCGCCGACGGCTTTGGCGTCGGCAGTCACATCACCGGCGCTGACTCGGTGGACTTCAGCCTCGACATCGTCGAAATAGAGGGCGAACCGATCTCGAAGCGGGGCAAGTTGTCGGGAGTCAAGGACGCCTACCGAACGCCCGAGGGCGGCCACCACGTCGCGCTCGCCGACGGCGAGGGACCCGCCGAGGGCGACTCCCTGCTCGAGCCGCTCGTCCGCGACGGCGAGATCGTTCGGGAGTTCGATCTCCAGGACGCGACCGAACGATGTCTCGAGGACGCCGACGCGGTCGGTTTCGACGGATCGACGGCGTAA